The following coding sequences lie in one Arachis hypogaea cultivar Tifrunner chromosome 9, arahy.Tifrunner.gnm2.J5K5, whole genome shotgun sequence genomic window:
- the LOC112710519 gene encoding uncharacterized protein, which yields MMEIKLSCCHFHFLCFLLAASLVFSHAHNHGNPANEIVDIINKNRTDQKLPHLNDSPGLGCMALQYIELCKGNCTGNNVVNCKPSEDDFTEVFAPNCGVELPTFGTITGHVIGCQKKYVEPSIAFSQVLVKDKSSLSILKNKSHTEVGVGLVGVHKGPFFWCVLFSNGQTNSTFVLENRGEGIKQKTGCYSGSSAPCSGAQKSGFAPSSIFSMSYVLILLFTFL from the exons ATGATGGAGATCAAGCTCAGTTGCTGCCACTTCCACttcttgtgttttcttcttgCGGCTTCTCTGGTTTTCTCCCACGCCCACAACCATG GAAATCCGGCGAACGAAATTGTCGACATTATAAACAAGAACCGTACAGATCAAAAGCTTCCTCACCTGAATGACAGTCCTGGTCTAGGGTGCATGGCCTTACAATACATTGAATTATGCAAAGGAAATTGCACTGGCAACAATGTAGTGAACTGCAAGCCTTCGGAAGATGACTTCACCGAAGTCTTCGCCCCCAATTGTGGCGTAGAGCTGCCAACTTTCGGCACCATAACCGGACATGTAATTGGTTGTCAAAAGAAGTATGTCGAGCCATCAATAGCATTTTCCCAAGTTCTTGTGAAAGATAAGAGTTCTTTGTCTATTTTGAAGAACAAATCACACACTGAGGTTGGAGTGGGGCTGGTTGGAGTCCATAAAGGACCTTTCTTTTGGTGTGTTTTATTTAGCAATGGACAGACAAACTCTACATTTGTGCTTGAAAATCGTGGTGAAGGTATCAAGCAAAAGACTGGGTGCTATAGTGGAAGTAGTGCTCCATGCAGTGGAGCACAGAAAAGTGGTTTTGCACCATCTAGCATATTCTCCATGTCTTATGTACTTATTTTGCTTTTTACATTTTTGTGA